A part of Gemmatimonas groenlandica genomic DNA contains:
- a CDS encoding superoxide dismutase, with protein sequence MAHVLPPLPYAPEALEPHIDAQTMNIHHGKHHQAYVTNLNAAIEKAPELASWSIDELCSKINEVPETVRTAVRNNGGGHWNHSLFWQTMAPNAGGEPTGALAEAITKAFGSFATFKEQFQAAGIGRFGSGWAWLVSTNGALSIMSTPNQDNPLMEGKHALLGCDVWEHAYYLKYQNRRADYLAAYWNVVNWAEVSKRLG encoded by the coding sequence ATGGCCCACGTTCTTCCGCCGCTTCCCTACGCGCCCGAGGCGCTCGAGCCGCACATCGATGCGCAGACCATGAACATTCATCATGGCAAGCATCATCAGGCGTACGTCACCAACCTGAATGCCGCGATCGAAAAGGCGCCTGAGCTGGCGTCGTGGTCGATCGACGAGCTGTGTAGCAAGATCAACGAAGTGCCTGAGACCGTTCGCACCGCGGTGCGCAACAACGGTGGCGGCCACTGGAATCACTCGCTGTTCTGGCAGACGATGGCGCCGAATGCCGGTGGGGAGCCCACGGGCGCGCTGGCCGAGGCCATCACGAAAGCCTTCGGTTCATTCGCGACGTTCAAGGAGCAGTTTCAGGCCGCCGGCATTGGCCGCTTTGGCTCGGGCTGGGCGTGGCTGGTGTCCACGAACGGCGCACTCTCGATCATGAGCACGCCGAACCAGGACAACCCGCTCATGGAAGGCAAGCACGCGCTGCTGGGCTGCGACGTGTGGGAGCATGCGTACTACCTGAAGTACCAGAACCGTCGCGCCGATTATCTCGCGGCTTACTGGAATGTGGTGAACTGGGCCGAAGTCTCGAAGCGTCTGGGCTGA
- the speA gene encoding biosynthetic arginine decarboxylase, which yields MATRTQPTTEAPTPAAWSIESARALYNVEGWGAGYFDINERGRVIVRPNPDRPDLTADLRDLAHDLEGQGIALPVLLRFSDILKSRIETLSERFDGAMKEFEYSGGYTTVYPIKVNQQRHVVEEIVKFGKTHGVGLECGSKPELQAVLGLSESTEHLIVCNGYKDHEFMRLALMGQKLGHKVFIVLEQVSELDVLLEVAEELGVTPTCGVRIKLASEGAGRWAQSGGEKSKFGLSSAELIKLIDKLQALGKLDILKLIHFHLGSQITDIRFIKSGLQEVARFYLELRAIGVDITHVDVGGGLGIDYDGTNSTNNASVNYSLQEYANDVIYTIAEACRDAELPMPHIISESGRALTAHHALLLVKVIDVESQAEQPIPVLDDEEHSLLHEMYEDWRTLTERGAKPRKVLEVFHDASFDKDRARNYFNSGVLNLRGLAKAEVLWLGTMNAIYRIAKADQDTYADILPELESALVDRYFCNFSLFQSLPDSWAIDQLFPIMPIHRLDEEPVRRGTLQDVTCDSDGKIDRFVGDKKGRPSLELHEFRDGEDYILGIFLTGAYQEILGDLHNLFGDTNAVHVRLNDQGAYEITDLVEGDTVTEVLNYVQFGASQLLATFRRKVNSATSLTREEANAFIADYVAGLEGYTYLEGEAAR from the coding sequence ATGGCCACTCGTACTCAGCCCACCACCGAGGCGCCGACTCCGGCTGCCTGGTCCATCGAATCGGCGCGCGCTCTCTACAACGTAGAGGGCTGGGGCGCCGGCTACTTCGACATCAACGAGCGCGGACGCGTCATCGTCCGTCCGAATCCGGACCGGCCGGATCTCACCGCCGATCTGCGCGACCTCGCGCATGATCTCGAGGGCCAGGGCATCGCCTTGCCGGTGTTGCTGCGATTCTCTGATATCCTGAAGTCGCGCATCGAAACGCTGAGCGAGCGATTCGACGGCGCGATGAAGGAGTTCGAGTACTCGGGTGGCTACACCACCGTGTATCCGATCAAGGTCAATCAGCAGCGCCACGTGGTCGAGGAGATCGTCAAATTCGGGAAGACGCATGGCGTCGGTCTCGAATGCGGCTCCAAGCCCGAACTGCAGGCCGTGCTTGGCCTATCGGAGAGCACTGAGCATCTCATCGTCTGTAACGGGTACAAGGATCACGAGTTCATGCGACTGGCCCTCATGGGACAGAAGCTTGGGCACAAGGTGTTCATCGTGCTCGAGCAGGTCAGTGAACTCGATGTGTTGCTGGAGGTGGCCGAAGAACTCGGCGTCACGCCCACCTGTGGCGTGCGCATCAAGCTGGCCAGCGAAGGCGCCGGCCGTTGGGCCCAGAGCGGTGGCGAAAAGAGCAAGTTCGGACTCAGCTCGGCCGAACTGATCAAGCTGATCGACAAGCTGCAGGCCCTCGGCAAGCTCGACATCTTGAAGCTGATTCACTTCCATCTCGGCAGTCAGATCACCGACATCCGCTTCATCAAGTCGGGACTGCAGGAAGTGGCGCGCTTCTATCTCGAGCTGCGGGCCATCGGCGTGGACATCACGCATGTCGACGTCGGCGGCGGACTCGGCATCGACTACGACGGGACCAACTCCACGAACAACGCGAGCGTCAACTACTCACTGCAGGAGTACGCCAACGACGTGATCTACACGATCGCTGAGGCCTGCCGTGATGCCGAACTGCCGATGCCGCATATCATCAGCGAGTCGGGCCGTGCGCTGACCGCGCACCATGCGCTGTTGCTGGTGAAGGTCATCGACGTCGAGTCGCAGGCCGAGCAGCCGATCCCGGTGCTCGACGACGAAGAACATTCGTTGCTGCATGAGATGTACGAAGACTGGCGCACCCTCACCGAACGTGGCGCCAAGCCACGCAAGGTGCTTGAAGTGTTCCACGACGCGTCCTTCGACAAGGATCGTGCCCGCAACTACTTCAACAGCGGCGTGCTGAATCTGCGTGGACTGGCCAAGGCCGAAGTCCTGTGGCTCGGTACCATGAACGCGATCTATCGCATCGCCAAGGCCGACCAGGACACGTACGCGGATATCCTTCCGGAACTCGAGTCGGCGCTCGTTGACCGCTACTTCTGCAATTTCTCGCTATTCCAGTCGTTGCCCGACAGCTGGGCCATCGATCAGCTCTTCCCGATCATGCCGATTCACCGGCTCGACGAGGAGCCCGTGCGGCGCGGGACGCTGCAGGACGTGACGTGCGACTCCGACGGCAAGATCGACCGCTTTGTGGGCGACAAGAAGGGTCGTCCCAGCCTCGAGCTCCACGAGTTCCGCGACGGCGAGGACTACATCCTCGGCATTTTCCTGACCGGCGCGTATCAGGAGATCCTCGGCGATCTGCACAACCTCTTCGGCGATACCAACGCCGTGCACGTGCGCCTGAACGATCAGGGCGCCTACGAGATCACCGACCTGGTGGAAGGCGATACGGTCACCGAGGTGCTGAACTACGTGCAGTTCGGGGCGTCGCAACTTCTCGCCACGTTCCGTCGTAAGGTGAATTCCGCGACATCCCTGACGCGCGAGGAGGCCAATGCCTTCATCGCGGATTACGTCGCTGGGCTTGAGGGATACACCTATCTCGAAGGAGAGGCCGCTCGATGA
- a CDS encoding TIGR00266 family protein, whose translation MAADEIDYQIIGDDLQAVIITLDPGEAVFAEAGGMMFMREGITMATTLDPNSKGGGLFDKLVGAGKRVLSGDSFFVTLFGNSGARRADVAFAAPFPGKIVPLNLRDWGGTVLAQKDSFLCAARGIDISVAFTRKIGAGFFGGEGFILQKLQGDGLAFLHASGTLHAIDLAPGEKLRVDTGCLVAFQPTVDYDIQRVPGIKTALFGGEGLFFVQLTGPGRVILQTLPFSRLADRIIAAAPRAGGKRVGEGSILGGLGGLLDGDN comes from the coding sequence ATGGCAGCGGACGAAATCGATTACCAGATCATCGGCGACGACCTGCAGGCGGTGATCATCACGCTCGACCCCGGCGAAGCGGTCTTCGCCGAGGCCGGCGGGATGATGTTCATGCGCGAGGGCATCACGATGGCGACCACCCTCGATCCCAATTCGAAGGGCGGCGGGCTGTTCGACAAATTGGTCGGCGCCGGCAAGCGTGTGCTCTCCGGTGACTCGTTTTTCGTGACGTTGTTCGGCAACAGCGGCGCGCGGCGCGCCGACGTGGCGTTCGCGGCGCCATTCCCGGGAAAGATCGTGCCGCTCAACCTCCGTGACTGGGGCGGCACGGTCCTCGCGCAAAAGGACAGCTTCCTCTGCGCCGCGCGCGGCATCGACATTTCCGTCGCGTTCACGCGCAAGATCGGCGCTGGCTTCTTCGGCGGGGAAGGCTTCATCCTCCAGAAGCTGCAGGGCGATGGACTCGCCTTCCTGCACGCGTCGGGGACGTTGCACGCGATCGATCTGGCGCCGGGCGAGAAGCTGCGCGTGGATACCGGCTGCCTCGTGGCATTCCAGCCGACGGTGGATTACGACATCCAGCGCGTACCTGGCATTAAAACGGCATTGTTCGGTGGCGAAGGATTGTTCTTCGTCCAACTCACCGGGCCAGGTCGCGTCATTCTGCAGACGTTGCCCTTCTCTCGCTTGGCGGACCGCATTATCGCGGCGGCGCCGCGTGCCGGCGGTAAGCGCGTCGGCGAAGGCTCGATCCTCGGCGGGCTCGGCGGTCTCCTCGACGGCGACAACTAG
- a CDS encoding alpha/beta hydrolase family protein, giving the protein MMRSPVIHSSRGTTHRTSRAALATAIVAGLVGASVLEAQSATSGQAPVPANPYTSVSRWTPPPLPAGKKPITQDTYDEWRTISGSSLSNDGKWAAYTLSPVVGEGELVVRATVAATEYRAPRGFTGRPQLQPAADSAAQFSAQPAQFSADGKFVAFTIYPSRADVERARVRRGTPAPRNGLGIMNLADGTLTRVGAVRSYRLARNGGRFLAYLLEDTTSAPRNGAGAPPSAPVAPVAPRRENGVTLVLRDLAAGTEQRIEGVTAFTFDDDEQWLGYTVTTRDGAGNGAFVRALASGAVTPLLTGQATYRGMTFDRKGTQVALISDVGDSTPKPKMAVYHASLMPVKGKPVAARKIVAASDAHAGLLIAERGAVSFTREGNGVIFSLGNVPMDSIPADSLVDKAGYDLWHWKDTQIQPQQRVTANRDRNRTYTALYTIASGKWTQLANDSLRVTVSNDGRRVLGVNAVEYAIPQFWGEGASDAYLIDPITGARTLIAKGLDGNAQLSPGGNYVTWFEKGQWVSYAVATGKKSILTDKLPVKFQDEEFDSPDVPPPYGLGGWSTADKRVLVYDRFDIWEVDPAGVVAAKNLTDGEGRRAGVTFRVVDLDREDPFLDTNTPMLLRAVDSLTKASGFWRDRIGVDGKPEKIVMADRNLNGLQKARNAEQYLLTQSTYRDFPDLYTGTTIASTVKISNANPQDSQYPRGTVELVSWLNGDGIPLRGLLHKPENFDPSKQYPMIVYFYEKLTDGLHNYVAPSGRNTVNPLVYNSLGYIVFQPDIIYTDGQPGPSAAKSIIPGVQALIAKGFVDPKRVGITGQSWGGYQSAYLITVTNMFAAAVPNATVVNMTSAYGGIRWQSGLARAFQYEHTQSRIGGSLWQYPERFVENSPLFKLDRVTTPVLFMANDNDGSVPWYQGIEFYVAMRRLQKEAYMVVYNGDEHNPTKRANQKDIDKKMIEFFAVKLQGADAPSWMVRGIPFLEKGRDQVKMTNTTAGGATPVRPNGGK; this is encoded by the coding sequence ATGATGCGATCGCCAGTGATTCATTCGTCCCGCGGTACGACGCACCGCACGTCGCGTGCAGCCTTGGCGACCGCCATCGTCGCCGGCCTCGTTGGCGCGTCGGTACTCGAAGCGCAGTCGGCGACTTCGGGCCAGGCGCCGGTGCCGGCCAATCCGTACACCAGCGTGTCGCGCTGGACGCCGCCGCCCCTCCCGGCTGGCAAGAAGCCGATCACGCAGGACACCTACGACGAATGGCGTACCATCTCCGGGTCGTCGCTCTCGAACGACGGCAAGTGGGCGGCATATACGCTCAGTCCCGTCGTGGGCGAAGGCGAACTCGTGGTGCGCGCCACCGTTGCCGCCACCGAGTATCGTGCACCGCGCGGATTCACCGGCCGGCCGCAGCTGCAGCCCGCCGCCGATTCGGCCGCACAGTTCTCGGCCCAGCCCGCGCAGTTCAGCGCCGACGGCAAGTTCGTCGCCTTCACGATCTATCCGTCGCGTGCCGACGTGGAACGGGCGCGCGTCCGCCGCGGGACGCCGGCGCCGCGGAACGGGCTCGGCATCATGAACCTGGCCGACGGCACCCTGACGCGTGTCGGCGCCGTGCGTTCCTATCGGTTGGCTCGTAACGGTGGCCGTTTCCTGGCCTATCTGTTGGAAGACACTACGTCGGCGCCGCGCAACGGCGCAGGCGCGCCGCCGTCCGCGCCCGTCGCTCCGGTGGCACCGCGTCGGGAGAACGGTGTCACGCTCGTGCTGCGTGATCTCGCGGCGGGCACCGAGCAGCGCATCGAAGGCGTGACGGCATTCACGTTCGATGATGATGAGCAGTGGCTCGGGTACACTGTGACCACGCGCGACGGTGCCGGCAATGGTGCCTTCGTTCGCGCGCTGGCGTCGGGCGCGGTGACGCCGCTCCTCACGGGGCAGGCCACCTATCGCGGGATGACATTCGACCGGAAGGGCACACAGGTTGCGCTGATTTCCGATGTCGGCGATTCCACGCCGAAGCCGAAGATGGCGGTGTATCATGCCTCGCTCATGCCGGTGAAGGGCAAGCCGGTCGCCGCGCGTAAGATCGTCGCCGCTTCGGACGCACACGCGGGCCTGCTGATCGCCGAGCGTGGCGCCGTGAGCTTCACGCGTGAAGGCAACGGCGTGATCTTCTCCCTTGGCAACGTGCCGATGGACTCGATCCCTGCCGATTCGCTGGTCGACAAGGCTGGCTACGACCTGTGGCACTGGAAGGACACACAGATCCAGCCGCAACAGAGAGTCACGGCGAATCGTGATCGCAACCGCACGTACACCGCGCTCTACACCATCGCCAGCGGCAAGTGGACGCAGCTCGCCAATGACAGCCTCCGCGTCACGGTGAGCAATGACGGACGTCGCGTGCTCGGCGTCAACGCGGTGGAGTACGCGATTCCGCAGTTCTGGGGAGAGGGCGCCAGCGACGCCTATCTGATCGATCCGATCACGGGCGCGCGCACGCTCATCGCCAAAGGACTCGACGGCAACGCGCAGCTTTCACCCGGCGGCAACTACGTCACGTGGTTCGAGAAGGGACAGTGGGTGTCCTACGCCGTGGCCACCGGCAAGAAGTCCATCCTCACGGACAAGCTACCGGTGAAGTTCCAGGACGAAGAATTCGATTCGCCCGATGTGCCGCCGCCCTACGGACTCGGTGGTTGGAGCACCGCCGACAAGCGCGTGCTGGTCTACGACCGCTTCGACATCTGGGAAGTCGACCCCGCTGGCGTCGTAGCCGCCAAGAACCTTACCGATGGAGAAGGGCGTCGTGCCGGCGTGACGTTCCGCGTCGTCGACCTCGATCGCGAAGATCCGTTCCTCGACACGAACACGCCGATGCTGCTGCGCGCCGTCGATTCGCTCACGAAGGCCTCCGGCTTCTGGCGCGATCGCATCGGCGTCGATGGAAAGCCCGAGAAGATCGTGATGGCCGACCGCAACTTGAACGGATTGCAGAAGGCGCGGAACGCCGAGCAGTATCTTCTCACGCAGAGCACCTATCGCGATTTTCCGGACCTCTACACCGGCACGACGATCGCGAGCACCGTGAAGATCTCCAATGCCAATCCGCAGGACTCGCAATATCCGCGCGGGACGGTGGAGTTGGTGTCGTGGCTCAACGGCGACGGCATTCCGCTGCGTGGTCTGCTGCACAAGCCCGAGAACTTCGATCCGTCGAAGCAGTACCCGATGATCGTGTATTTCTACGAGAAGCTCACCGACGGGTTGCACAACTACGTTGCGCCGTCGGGACGGAATACGGTCAATCCGTTGGTGTACAACAGCCTCGGGTACATCGTGTTCCAGCCCGATATCATCTACACCGATGGGCAGCCGGGACCGAGCGCCGCCAAGTCGATCATTCCCGGTGTACAGGCCCTGATCGCCAAGGGCTTCGTCGATCCCAAGCGTGTTGGTATCACCGGACAGTCGTGGGGCGGTTACCAGTCGGCGTATCTCATCACGGTGACCAACATGTTCGCCGCTGCCGTGCCCAATGCGACCGTGGTGAACATGACCAGCGCCTACGGCGGCATCCGCTGGCAGTCCGGACTGGCCCGTGCATTTCAGTACGAGCACACGCAGAGCCGCATCGGTGGGTCGCTCTGGCAATACCCGGAGCGCTTCGTGGAGAACTCGCCGCTGTTCAAGCTCGATCGCGTGACCACGCCGGTGCTGTTCATGGCCAACGACAACGATGGCTCCGTGCCTTGGTATCAGGGGATCGAGTTCTACGTCGCCATGCGTCGCCTGCAGAAGGAGGCGTACATGGTCGTGTACAACGGCGATGAGCACAATCCGACCAAGCGGGCCAACCAGAAGGACATCGATAAGAAGATGATCGAGTTCTTCGCCGTGAAACTTCAGGGGGCCGATGCCCCGTCGTGGATGGTGCGCGGAATCCCGTTCCTTGAAAAGGGACGCGATCAGGTGAAGATGACCAACACGACGGCGGGCGGCGCGACGCCGGTTCGCCCCAACGGAGGAAAGTGA
- a CDS encoding YIP1 family protein — translation MNDVSAATSKGSVFEDVLEVLWAPAKVFDRSRAKGVGMYILVLTAVTLVIVLATKGLIQPYVDANFDVQMQQMAARGKPMPPEAVAAAQKFAGYGFIATGVLLIPLGAVLTGLLVWIGGKIASARFSYGQAMLIATLASVPRVLSFIATAVQGAITDPQSIRSFSDAALGAARFVDPVSTSPALMAMLANLDVFNIWQLVIIAVGISVIGRVERSAGFVGALVAWGLGVALTVIPALLA, via the coding sequence ATGAACGACGTTTCGGCTGCAACATCCAAGGGCAGTGTGTTCGAGGACGTGCTGGAAGTGCTGTGGGCGCCCGCCAAAGTGTTCGATCGCTCGCGAGCGAAGGGAGTCGGGATGTACATCCTGGTGCTCACGGCCGTCACGCTGGTCATTGTGCTCGCCACCAAGGGACTGATTCAGCCGTACGTCGACGCGAACTTCGATGTGCAGATGCAGCAGATGGCCGCTCGTGGGAAGCCGATGCCGCCCGAAGCGGTAGCGGCTGCACAGAAGTTTGCCGGCTATGGGTTCATCGCGACGGGTGTGCTGCTCATACCGCTCGGCGCGGTGCTCACTGGCCTGCTGGTGTGGATCGGTGGTAAGATCGCGTCGGCTAGGTTCTCGTACGGTCAGGCCATGCTGATTGCGACGCTGGCGTCGGTGCCGCGCGTGCTCAGCTTCATCGCCACGGCAGTGCAGGGCGCCATCACCGATCCCCAGTCGATTCGTTCGTTCTCCGACGCCGCATTGGGTGCCGCCCGTTTTGTCGATCCGGTCAGCACCTCGCCGGCGCTGATGGCCATGCTGGCGAACCTTGACGTGTTCAACATCTGGCAGCTGGTGATCATTGCCGTCGGTATTAGCGTGATCGGTCGCGTTGAACGGAGTGCTGGCTTCGTCGGGGCGCTCGTCGCCTGGGGACTTGGCGTGGCCTTGACGGTCATTCCGGCATTGCTCGCGTAG
- a CDS encoding VTT domain-containing protein, producing the protein MDLLTEFYHRLRDLPALVQWAGYVGLTIIIFAETGLLVGFFLPGDSLLVTAGLLAADPAFGLNVWLLGLILTVAAIVGDTVGYHVGKATGPRIFTRENSLFFNKSHLLKAQAFYEKHGGKTIIIARFMPIVRTFAPVVAGVGQMRYASFLAYNVVGGVLWIWSMLITGYVLAKTVPGVAQHVEKVILVVVFLSILPGIIAWWRNRGEKANA; encoded by the coding sequence TTGGATCTTCTGACCGAGTTCTACCATAGGCTCCGTGACCTCCCTGCATTGGTGCAGTGGGCCGGGTACGTTGGACTGACGATCATCATCTTCGCGGAGACGGGGCTGTTGGTCGGCTTTTTTCTGCCGGGAGATTCCCTACTGGTCACCGCCGGCCTGCTCGCGGCGGACCCGGCCTTCGGGCTGAATGTGTGGCTGCTGGGGTTGATCCTGACCGTGGCCGCGATCGTGGGTGACACCGTGGGCTATCACGTGGGCAAGGCCACGGGACCGCGTATCTTTACCCGCGAGAATTCGCTCTTTTTCAACAAGAGCCACCTACTCAAGGCGCAGGCGTTCTACGAGAAGCACGGCGGCAAGACGATCATCATCGCGCGCTTCATGCCGATCGTGCGGACGTTCGCGCCGGTGGTCGCCGGCGTCGGCCAGATGCGGTACGCGTCGTTTCTTGCGTACAACGTGGTCGGAGGCGTGCTGTGGATCTGGAGCATGCTCATCACGGGCTACGTACTGGCCAAGACGGTGCCTGGGGTGGCACAGCACGTAGAGAAGGTGATTCTGGTCGTGGTGTTCTTGTCGATCTTGCCTGGCATCATTGCCTGGTGGCGCAATCGCGGGGAAAAGGCGAACGCCTGA
- a CDS encoding sulfite exporter TauE/SafE family protein, whose amino-acid sequence MNFDAKRLLLAGLALVAIYHVVTLVRGLPKLGSVRPTAGFILTGVFTDFLDTLGIGSFATTTTIYRATKWVKDALIPGTLNAGHTLATLAQAFVYTQVVEVEPITLVGMIIAAVFGSWVGAGLVAKWPTQRIQLGMGLCLAAAAALTFAQAAGAIPGGGDAIGVTGVKLGIALFGNFVLGVLMTIGIGLYGPCLLLVSALGMSPTAAFPIMMGSCAFLMPFASARFIRLGKVDPKAVVGNIIGGVPAVLVAAYIVKSLPLTAMRWLVAVVVAYTAVTLIMSARRNTAADAVTT is encoded by the coding sequence ATGAACTTCGACGCCAAGCGCCTCTTGCTTGCGGGCCTCGCGCTCGTGGCCATTTATCACGTGGTCACCCTCGTGCGAGGCTTGCCGAAGCTCGGCTCCGTGCGTCCGACCGCCGGGTTCATCCTCACCGGCGTGTTCACCGATTTTCTCGACACCCTTGGCATCGGATCGTTCGCGACCACCACGACGATCTATCGCGCCACCAAGTGGGTGAAGGATGCGTTGATTCCGGGTACGCTGAACGCGGGGCACACGCTCGCCACGCTGGCGCAGGCGTTCGTCTACACGCAGGTGGTCGAGGTCGAACCGATCACGTTGGTGGGCATGATCATCGCCGCCGTGTTCGGCTCGTGGGTTGGTGCTGGACTCGTCGCCAAGTGGCCCACCCAGCGCATTCAGTTGGGCATGGGACTGTGCCTGGCCGCCGCTGCGGCGCTCACCTTCGCTCAGGCAGCGGGGGCGATCCCGGGCGGCGGTGACGCGATCGGCGTCACCGGCGTGAAGCTCGGCATTGCGCTGTTCGGCAACTTCGTGCTTGGCGTGCTCATGACCATCGGTATCGGCCTCTACGGACCGTGCCTGTTGCTCGTCAGCGCGCTCGGCATGAGTCCGACGGCTGCCTTCCCGATCATGATGGGTTCGTGCGCGTTCCTGATGCCCTTTGCCAGCGCGCGGTTCATCCGCTTGGGCAAGGTTGACCCGAAAGCGGTCGTCGGGAACATCATTGGTGGAGTTCCCGCCGTGCTGGTCGCGGCCTACATCGTGAAGTCGCTGCCGCTCACCGCCATGCGATGGTTGGTCGCCGTCGTGGTCGCCTACACCGCCGTCACGTTGATCATGAGCGCCCGCCGCAACACAGCGGCGGACGCGGTCACGACCTGA